In the genome of Hyphomicrobium sp. ghe19, the window GATGCGATCATGATCGCGGGTTTTTGGTCGCTCGCTAGCAACGGGGCTAAGGCTGTGGAATGGCGGGAAGCTGTGGGCGCGGACCGTGTCGTGACGAAAATTTCCGACTCTCTTGCGCTGTGCCAGGAGTTACTCGATCACAAGCCGGGACGCGTCGGGGCTATCGCAGATAGCGAAGCGGCTCGCACGGATATCGTCTATGAAAATTCGATGCGGTTCGGCGAGGAACTCGGGCCGTAAGCTTAGATCAATCATCGTAGAACTTCTCGCGTTCTACTTCTGGAAATCGTCAAGCGGCGAGATAGGCTGTCTACGACAGCAAGCGCGTGGGCCATTTGCATCGGCTTCCGATTGCGGCGAATGGCATACGGTTTGTGATATTTCGCGCGCCGCAAGTGATCCATCTTCATCAAAACGACAGCCAGCTGATGAACGGCTGTTCAGGCAACGGCTCTTCGGAACTTCATGGATGTCATGCCGTTGAAAGTTCGCGTCCATGACACGTGGATCATTACCGCTGATTCCATAAAATCGAGGAGACCCGTATGAAGATGATCACCAAGTGCGTGCTTGCCGCCGCCAGCATGGTTGCCGCTTCGGCCACAACAGCTTCGGCTGAAATTGTTTGCAACGGCGAGGGAGATTGCTGGCATGTCCGCGAGCGTCATGCGTATCGTCCGGAATTCGGTGTGCGCGTTTACTCGGATGATTGGAGATGGGCCGATGCCGACGCCAAGAGGTATCGCTGGCGCGAACACGAGGGACGTGGATATTGGCGCAACGGTATCTGGATCGAGTTCTAAGTTTGAAAGTGGCGGTCGCTTTTAGGGCATCGCGACCGCCACAGACGAGTTCGAACGGAGCCGTTCGACCTCGCTAAAAAGGAGAACACCCCGACGAGCGAGGGTTGCTGTCGGGGTGCGGGGTCTCTCCCAGATTTGCCAATGAGGGCGAGAGATTTTGACCGTTGCGTGAGGCATGATTCGAAGCAAGGGCGAGGCCGGAGTTTTCAACAGCACGCGGAATAAAGGCAATAATTGTCTGTTGACGAACGGTGTAAACTAGCGATGGCGGCCGCAACCCGCTTATTTTTTTTCCAACAGAAGCTTGGTGCGGGACGCCAGTCCTTTGAGCGCCAACTCTGCGAACCGCTGTAGAAGCCACGGCAGAACGAGTTCGAGGCGCACGGAATCATTCATCACGAGAGCGGAGCCACTCGCCTTGTGGCCCATTCCGGTCAAGCTGAACTCCAAGAGATCGCCGTTCCAAATTTCTCGGTCAATCGTCACGAAGGGGAGATGGGCCGATGCCAACCCGCTTTTCAAGCGACGTATGGCTTCTTCCTTTCCAAGGCGATGAGGAATGGTGATGACAACCGGCTCCGGCACGAACTCATATCCTTGCTGTAAACTGCTGGCGGTCTAATCCGCCTATCGAGCAATATAATATTGCCTGTCCCATAACGCCGATCGGCAAGCCTTCGATCCAGGCAGCGCAAGTGATCGGATTTGCTCTTATTTTTCGGTCGAAGATTGAGCCCGCTTTAAAAGCGGTCCGCATACATTGCATTATTTAAGGTTTTGGCGTTTCCGTCCAAGGATAGTTCGATGTCTCAGGTGCTGCGAGGCGGCATCACCCGCCTCGAAGTGATGACGAAGTTCACGCTCGCGACGCTCGCGCTTGCCAGCGGAGTTTATACGTACATTGGCGTTCGAAGCCTTCTCGAAGGCTCTCCAATCGAAGTGTTTCTCGCCGCGATCGTGTACTCGGCGGCGGTCTCCGTCGCCATATTTGCATTTTGGACATATTTGATGCGATTTTTGCCGCACGTTCGGCAGGCGTCATCGCGGCGGCTCATGTATGTCGCCATGTTCATCGGCAGCTTGATGATCCTCGCGATGTCGGCTTGGCTCAATGCGGCGGCGCTCGCGGGGTCTGCAGCGCTCCAGCAGCACATGGCGAATTCTACGGACCAATTTCAGCAGAGCTTGGACCGGGCGCACGGCAATGCCCTCGCGGCGCAAGGCCTCTTGCCGGACATTCAGCTGGCTTCGCGGCGGTTTTCGCTTCTTTCGGATCAGGAACGGCAATCCGGCGCGCTTACCGGAACGTCGGGAAGCGGGACCGTGGTTCAGCTGACTGCACAGATGTCGGCGCAGCTCAATGCGCTTGCCGCCGAAGTCGACGCGTCGCGCGACCGGATAAAGACGCTGTTTGAATCGGGAAGCAAGACGCTCGAAAGGATGCGCCAGCTGACTTCCGGGGCAGGACCAATCGACGAGCGGACGAACGAGTTTGCAGCAGAGACCGTGGTCTTGACCGGGATCATCGCCGATCTGCAGCAGACTTCGATTGCACCCGCGGTGAAGCGAACTGCGGAGGACCTATCGAAGTCCTTTATCGCGCCTGCAGCTGACGGCCGGACTGCCGATTTGGCAGACCGCCAGAACCAAGTCGTTGGCAAGGTGGAGCAGTCGATCAAATCGCAATCGCGAGCGTTGGCAATGGCCGCTGACGATATT includes:
- a CDS encoding polyhydroxyalkanoic acid system family protein, translated to MPEPVVITIPHRLGKEEAIRRLKSGLASAHLPFVTIDREIWNGDLLEFSLTGMGHKASGSALVMNDSVRLELVLPWLLQRFAELALKGLASRTKLLLEKK